From the Rhodococcus sp. NBC_00297 genome, one window contains:
- a CDS encoding cation:dicarboxylate symporter family transporter encodes MTASIDAEPYDATPPPKKKRDKTHWLYIAVIIAVIGGVIVGLVAPEVGSSLGVLGTMFVDLIKMMISPVIFCTIVLGIGSVKAAASVGKVGGLALGYFITMSTFALAIGMVVGNLIQPGTGLNIEPNSGAVGKLVETAEGAGGTLDFIQGIIPTSLLSSLTEGSVLQTLFVALLVGFGLQAMGKQGEGILRGIGSIQKLVFRILAGILWLAPIGAFGAIAKVVGDTGFEAVVQLATLMLAFYLTCTIFVFGILGTILRFVSGVSIFKLVKYLAREYLLIVATSSSESALPRLIAKMEHVGVQRTTVGVVVPTGYSFNLDGTAIYLTMASIFIADAMGNPLGLGEQISLLVFMIIASKGAAGVSGAGLATLAGGLQSHRPELLDGIGLIVGIDRFMSEARAVTNFSGNAVATMLVGTWTKTIDNERVKDVLGGKLPFDETTMVDDGHGEARDPEAKPDLVKN; translated from the coding sequence ATGACCGCCAGCATCGACGCCGAACCGTACGACGCGACCCCGCCGCCCAAGAAGAAGCGGGACAAGACCCACTGGCTCTACATCGCCGTGATCATCGCCGTGATCGGCGGTGTCATCGTCGGTCTCGTCGCACCCGAGGTCGGGTCGAGCCTCGGCGTGCTGGGCACCATGTTCGTCGATCTGATCAAGATGATGATCAGCCCGGTCATCTTCTGCACCATCGTGCTCGGCATCGGGTCGGTCAAGGCCGCGGCCAGCGTCGGCAAGGTCGGCGGCCTCGCCCTCGGTTACTTCATCACGATGTCCACCTTCGCCCTCGCCATCGGCATGGTGGTCGGCAACCTGATCCAGCCGGGAACCGGCCTGAACATCGAGCCGAACTCCGGCGCTGTCGGCAAGCTCGTCGAGACCGCGGAAGGTGCCGGCGGCACGCTCGACTTCATCCAGGGCATCATCCCGACGTCGCTGCTGTCGTCGCTCACCGAGGGCAGCGTGCTGCAGACCCTCTTCGTCGCGCTGCTCGTCGGCTTCGGCCTGCAGGCCATGGGCAAGCAGGGTGAGGGCATCCTCCGCGGCATCGGCTCGATCCAGAAGCTCGTCTTCCGCATCCTGGCCGGCATCCTGTGGCTCGCCCCGATCGGTGCCTTCGGCGCCATCGCCAAGGTCGTCGGTGACACCGGCTTCGAGGCCGTGGTCCAGCTGGCCACCCTCATGCTGGCCTTCTACCTGACCTGCACCATCTTCGTCTTCGGCATCCTCGGCACGATCCTGCGCTTCGTCTCCGGCGTCTCGATCTTCAAGCTGGTCAAGTACCTGGCCCGTGAGTACCTGCTCATCGTCGCCACCTCGTCCTCCGAGTCGGCCCTGCCGCGCCTCATCGCCAAGATGGAGCACGTCGGAGTGCAGCGCACCACGGTCGGCGTCGTCGTCCCCACCGGCTACTCCTTCAACCTCGACGGCACCGCGATCTACCTGACGATGGCCTCGATCTTCATCGCCGACGCCATGGGCAACCCGCTCGGACTCGGCGAGCAGATCTCGCTGCTCGTCTTCATGATCATCGCCAGCAAGGGTGCGGCCGGCGTCTCCGGCGCCGGACTCGCCACGCTCGCCGGTGGTCTGCAGAGCCACCGCCCCGAGCTGCTCGACGGCATCGGCCTCATCGTCGGCATCGACCGGTTCATGTCCGAGGCTCGCGCCGTCACCAACTTCTCGGGCAACGCCGTCGCCACGATGCTGGTCGGCACCTGGACGAAGACCATCGACAACGAGCGCGTCAAGGACGTCCTCGGTGGCAAGCTCCCGTTCGACGAGACCACGATGGTGGACGACGGACACGGAGAGGCCCGCGATCCGGAAGCCAAGCCCGACCTCGTGAAGAACTAG
- a CDS encoding sensor histidine kinase gives MSSTNTRRRRSVARQLLVGQLAVVVLLVTLGGALALVDARRDSDESIRREVVDIAVSIATAPSTVTALASADPTAALQPVTERVRIATGMDFIVVMSPDRTRFTHTTTELIGGQFTGTIDRALAGETFTETYRGSLGPSIRAVTPVLDDGRVVGLVSAGVTRQKISSQFVAGLPAVLGIIAAALGVALAASYLLNRRLSRQTLGLAPDELRSMYEHHDAVLHSIGEGLVVWGDDSEAELVNDEARRLLDLPEGPVTRERLPESLRGLGDTAVRDEMHLTTTRVLVVTQDPVLHGSRRLGTVTVLRDHTELQRVMGELDSMTSFAESLRSQAHESANRLHTVITMVELGRTEQAVEFATQELELSQNLIDRLMSTVQEPAVAALLLGKVSQAAEQGVELTVTEDTALTDTESFDRRELVTLAGNLIDNAIDAAKQSDEPWVEVTVRESETDLVIQVADSGPGMDADALARARTRGYSTKSGSRGLGLALVTQVVERHHGTLTSETTYGSVVTASIPHE, from the coding sequence GTGAGCAGCACGAACACCCGGCGTCGCCGCAGTGTGGCGCGGCAGCTCCTCGTCGGCCAGCTCGCGGTCGTGGTGCTCCTCGTGACGCTCGGCGGCGCTCTCGCCCTCGTCGACGCCCGCCGGGACAGCGACGAGAGCATCCGCCGGGAGGTCGTCGACATCGCCGTCTCGATCGCGACTGCCCCGTCCACGGTGACCGCACTCGCGAGTGCGGATCCCACAGCCGCGCTGCAACCGGTGACCGAGCGCGTGCGCATCGCGACGGGGATGGACTTCATCGTCGTCATGTCGCCCGACCGCACGCGTTTCACCCACACCACCACCGAGCTGATCGGCGGGCAGTTCACGGGCACGATCGACCGGGCGCTCGCCGGCGAGACGTTCACCGAGACGTACCGCGGATCTCTGGGACCGTCGATCCGCGCCGTCACGCCCGTGCTCGACGACGGCCGCGTCGTGGGGCTCGTCTCCGCCGGGGTCACCCGCCAGAAGATCTCCAGTCAGTTCGTCGCCGGGCTCCCGGCAGTCCTCGGCATCATCGCGGCGGCACTCGGCGTGGCCCTCGCGGCGTCGTATCTACTCAATCGGCGGCTCAGTCGTCAGACCCTCGGGCTCGCGCCCGACGAGCTGCGCAGCATGTACGAGCACCACGACGCCGTCCTGCACTCCATCGGCGAGGGGCTGGTGGTGTGGGGCGACGACTCGGAGGCGGAGCTGGTCAACGACGAGGCGCGGCGGCTGCTGGACCTGCCCGAGGGTCCCGTGACGCGCGAGCGCCTTCCGGAATCGCTGCGCGGACTGGGCGACACCGCCGTTCGCGACGAGATGCACCTGACGACGACGCGTGTCCTCGTGGTGACCCAGGACCCCGTCCTGCACGGGTCCCGCCGGCTCGGCACGGTGACCGTGCTGCGCGATCACACCGAATTGCAGCGTGTCATGGGCGAACTCGACTCGATGACGTCCTTCGCCGAGTCGCTGCGCTCGCAAGCGCACGAGTCGGCGAACCGTCTCCACACCGTCATCACGATGGTCGAACTCGGCCGCACCGAGCAGGCGGTCGAGTTCGCCACCCAGGAACTCGAGCTGTCGCAGAACCTCATCGACCGGCTCATGAGCACGGTGCAGGAACCCGCGGTCGCAGCACTGTTGCTGGGCAAGGTGAGCCAGGCCGCCGAGCAGGGCGTCGAGCTCACGGTCACCGAGGACACCGCCCTCACCGACACCGAGTCCTTCGACCGACGCGAATTGGTCACTCTCGCCGGAAATTTGATAGACAATGCGATCGATGCAGCGAAGCAGTCGGACGAGCCGTGGGTGGAGGTGACCGTGCGCGAGAGCGAGACGGACCTCGTGATCCAGGTGGCGGACAGTGGACCGGGAATGGACGCGGACGCCCTGGCGAGAGCACGGACCCGCGGTTACTCCACCAAGTCCGGCTCGCGGGGCCTCGGTCTCGCGCTGGTCACCCAGGTGGTCGAACGCCATCACGGGACCCTGACGTCGGAGACGACCTACGGATCGGTCGTCACCGCGAGCATCCCGCATGAGTGA
- a CDS encoding response regulator — protein sequence MSEAPGPDDTTIRVLIVEDEPLIAEAHSSYVGRVPGFTVGAMVHTASGAMRAASKAIADGSPFDLVLLDIGLPDANGIDVAAALGGLRPGPDVIAITSERDLAVVRNAVAHGVVLYLLKPFTFAAFRDKLERYGEFRSALRDGESAVSQRDIDRAMASLRTADERAASPKGIAPATLTEISNSVRAQPAGLGASEAAKAVGVSRVTAWRYLERLADDGLVERHTEYGRAGRPQVRYRWR from the coding sequence ATGAGTGAGGCACCCGGTCCCGACGACACCACCATCCGCGTGCTGATCGTCGAGGACGAACCCCTGATCGCGGAAGCCCATTCGAGCTACGTCGGTCGTGTCCCCGGCTTCACCGTGGGTGCGATGGTGCACACCGCGTCGGGCGCCATGCGCGCGGCGTCCAAGGCCATCGCCGACGGGTCGCCGTTCGATCTGGTCCTGCTCGACATCGGGCTGCCGGACGCCAACGGCATCGACGTCGCCGCCGCACTCGGTGGACTGCGCCCCGGACCCGACGTCATCGCCATCACCTCCGAGCGCGACCTCGCCGTCGTGCGCAACGCCGTCGCGCACGGGGTGGTGCTGTACCTGCTCAAGCCCTTCACCTTCGCGGCGTTCCGGGACAAGCTGGAACGGTACGGCGAGTTTCGCAGCGCCCTGCGCGACGGCGAGTCGGCGGTGAGTCAACGCGACATCGACCGCGCCATGGCCTCTCTGCGCACCGCGGACGAGCGCGCAGCCTCCCCCAAGGGCATCGCTCCGGCGACACTCACCGAGATCTCGAACAGCGTGCGGGCACAGCCCGCGGGACTCGGGGCCTCCGAGGCAGCCAAGGCCGTCGGCGTCTCCCGGGTGACGGCGTGGCGCTATCTCGAACGGCTCGCCGACGACGGGCTCGTCGAGCGGCACACCGAGTACGGCAGGGCCGGACGGCCCCAGGTGCGGTACCGCTGGCGGTGA
- a CDS encoding alpha/beta hydrolase gives MSERRDVEFVSGDATCAAWLYRPDTPSERQPIVVLAHGLGGVREMRLDAYAERFTAAGYACLVFDYRHFGASGGEPRQLLDIGLQLEDWASAIAYARTIDGIDPTRVVLWGSSFGGGHVLEAAARDGRVAAVISQCPFTDGLASALATPLSTTLRITPLAVRDIVGSLRGKPPVMVPLAAEHRGVALMASTDALDGYLGLQPPGSAFSNEVAARFALAITRYFPGRAAKKITAPVLFCVCDPDTVAPTKATLRHAAKAPRGQIEVYPYGHFEIYVGDPFEHVVADQIAFLERTVPLG, from the coding sequence GTGAGTGAACGTCGTGATGTCGAGTTCGTGTCCGGGGACGCCACCTGTGCGGCGTGGCTGTACCGTCCGGACACACCGAGCGAGCGGCAGCCGATCGTCGTCCTGGCCCACGGTCTGGGCGGTGTCCGCGAGATGCGGCTCGACGCGTACGCCGAACGGTTCACCGCTGCCGGCTACGCGTGCCTGGTGTTCGACTACCGCCACTTCGGCGCCAGTGGCGGCGAGCCACGGCAGCTCCTCGACATCGGGCTCCAACTCGAGGACTGGGCGTCGGCCATCGCGTACGCCCGCACGATCGACGGGATCGATCCGACCCGAGTGGTGCTGTGGGGGTCCTCGTTCGGCGGTGGCCACGTCCTCGAGGCCGCCGCTCGGGACGGCCGGGTCGCCGCGGTGATCTCCCAGTGCCCGTTCACCGACGGGCTCGCGTCGGCCCTGGCCACGCCGCTGAGCACGACGCTCAGGATCACCCCGCTCGCCGTCCGGGACATCGTCGGATCGCTCCGGGGCAAGCCTCCCGTGATGGTGCCGCTCGCCGCGGAACACCGTGGTGTCGCACTGATGGCCAGCACCGATGCACTCGACGGGTACCTCGGTCTGCAGCCCCCCGGTTCCGCCTTCTCCAACGAGGTGGCGGCTCGGTTCGCACTCGCCATCACCCGGTACTTCCCCGGCCGGGCGGCGAAGAAGATCACCGCGCCGGTGCTGTTCTGCGTGTGCGATCCGGACACCGTCGCACCGACGAAGGCGACCCTGCGCCATGCGGCGAAGGCGCCTCGCGGACAGATCGAGGTGTACCCGTACGGCCACTTCGAGATCTATGTCGGCGACCCGTTCGAGCACGTGGTGGCCGATCAGATCGCGTTCCTGGAGCGCACGGTCCCGCTGGGCTGA
- a CDS encoding S9 family peptidase — MQTHDAQQTTPPIAKTVPHTRTHHGDVVVDPYEWLREKSDPEVVAYLEAENAYTEAQTAHLEPLRTAIFDEIKSRTQETDLSVPTRRGLWWYYGRTLEGKSYGMQCRCPVASVDDWTPPALEPGVEVPGEEIVLDANVLAEGHDFFSLGAFSLSDDGHLLAYSVDTAGDERYTLRIKDLRTGELFPDEIEQTAPGATWSADQQYLFYQTVDDSWRPDKVWRHRIGSPTSEDVVVFHEPDESYWVSFGSTRSEKYLVIWVGSKVTTEGWYLDAQDATGEFHVILPRRDGVEYSAEHAVVAGRDRFLILHNDVVDGVKAENFVLADAPVEDPSDMTILLEHADDVRLEDVDAFAHHLVLSYRREAVPRMALWPLLDSGYGERHELEFDEELFSVGLGSNPEWDAPLLRFGYTSFITPSRVYDYDLASGERILRKSQPVLGDFDPTRYTQTREWATAEDGTRVPLSVIKRVDVEVSEGGAPTLLYGYGSYEASMDPGFSVSRLSLLDRGIVFVIAHVRGGGEMGRLWYEDGKMLHKKNTFTDFVSCARHLIDTGVTSPDRLVADGGSAGGLLMGAVANLAPELFAGILANVPFVDPLTSILDPSLPLTVIEWDEWGNPLEDKDVYDYMKSYSPYENVAEKDYPAVLAITSINDTRVLYVEPAKWIAALRVKNTGSEPILLKTEMSAGHGGVSGRYEKWKEIAFEYAWVIERTGAIATDGRDTAS; from the coding sequence ATGCAGACGCACGACGCGCAGCAGACGACACCACCGATCGCCAAGACCGTTCCGCACACGCGCACCCACCACGGTGACGTCGTCGTCGACCCGTACGAGTGGTTGCGGGAGAAGTCGGATCCCGAGGTCGTCGCGTACCTCGAGGCGGAGAACGCCTACACCGAGGCACAGACGGCCCACCTGGAGCCGCTGCGCACGGCGATCTTCGACGAGATCAAGTCGCGCACACAGGAGACCGATCTGTCGGTGCCCACGCGCCGCGGACTCTGGTGGTACTACGGGCGCACGCTGGAGGGCAAGAGTTACGGCATGCAGTGCCGCTGCCCGGTCGCCTCGGTGGACGACTGGACGCCGCCCGCGCTCGAACCGGGTGTCGAGGTCCCCGGCGAGGAGATCGTCCTCGACGCCAACGTGCTGGCAGAAGGACACGATTTCTTCTCGCTCGGCGCATTCTCCCTGAGCGACGACGGACACCTGCTCGCGTACTCCGTCGACACCGCCGGCGACGAGCGGTACACGTTGCGCATCAAGGATCTTCGTACCGGAGAGCTGTTCCCGGACGAGATCGAGCAGACCGCTCCCGGAGCGACCTGGTCCGCCGATCAGCAGTACCTCTTCTATCAGACCGTGGACGACTCGTGGCGTCCGGACAAGGTGTGGCGACACCGGATCGGGTCGCCCACGTCCGAGGACGTGGTGGTCTTCCACGAGCCGGACGAGTCCTACTGGGTCAGTTTCGGATCCACGCGCAGCGAGAAATACCTCGTGATCTGGGTGGGGTCGAAGGTCACCACCGAGGGCTGGTACCTCGACGCGCAGGATGCGACGGGCGAGTTCCACGTGATCCTGCCGCGCAGGGACGGCGTCGAGTACAGCGCGGAGCACGCCGTGGTCGCCGGCCGCGACCGGTTCCTGATCCTGCACAACGACGTCGTCGACGGAGTGAAGGCGGAGAACTTCGTCCTGGCCGACGCGCCGGTGGAGGACCCGTCGGACATGACGATTCTCCTGGAGCACGCCGACGACGTGCGGCTCGAGGACGTCGACGCGTTCGCGCACCACCTGGTGCTGTCGTACCGCCGGGAAGCCGTGCCGCGCATGGCCTTGTGGCCACTGCTCGACAGCGGCTACGGCGAGCGTCACGAGCTCGAGTTCGACGAGGAACTGTTCTCGGTGGGTCTCGGCTCGAATCCGGAGTGGGACGCACCGCTGCTGCGTTTCGGCTACACCTCGTTCATCACGCCCTCGCGTGTCTACGACTACGACCTGGCGTCCGGCGAGCGCATCCTGCGCAAGTCGCAGCCGGTGCTCGGCGATTTCGACCCGACGCGGTACACCCAGACCAGGGAGTGGGCGACGGCGGAGGACGGCACGCGAGTGCCGCTCTCGGTGATCAAGCGCGTCGACGTCGAGGTGTCCGAGGGTGGCGCGCCGACGCTGCTCTACGGGTACGGCTCGTACGAGGCGAGCATGGACCCGGGCTTCTCGGTGTCGAGACTGTCCCTGCTCGATCGGGGCATCGTGTTCGTCATCGCGCACGTGCGCGGCGGCGGGGAGATGGGCCGCCTCTGGTACGAGGACGGCAAGATGCTGCACAAGAAGAACACGTTCACCGACTTCGTCTCGTGCGCACGGCATCTGATCGACACCGGGGTGACGTCTCCCGATCGTCTGGTGGCCGACGGTGGCAGCGCGGGCGGCCTCCTCATGGGAGCGGTGGCCAACCTCGCACCCGAACTGTTCGCGGGCATCCTCGCCAACGTCCCGTTCGTGGATCCGCTCACGTCCATTCTCGACCCGTCGCTGCCGCTCACGGTGATCGAGTGGGACGAGTGGGGAAACCCGCTGGAGGACAAGGACGTCTACGACTACATGAAGTCGTACAGCCCGTACGAGAACGTGGCGGAGAAGGACTACCCGGCCGTCCTGGCCATCACCTCGATCAACGACACGCGCGTGCTCTACGTCGAACCCGCGAAGTGGATCGCCGCTCTGCGGGTGAAGAACACCGGCAGCGAGCCGATTCTGCTGAAGACCGAGATGAGTGCCGGGCACGGCGGGGTCAGCGGTCGATACGAGAAGTGGAAGGAGATCGCCTTCGAGTACGCGTGGGTGATCGAACGCACGGGTGCGATTGCCACGGATGGCCGCGATACGGCAAGCTGA
- a CDS encoding phosphoribosylaminoimidazolesuccinocarboxamide synthase: MRPSLSQYPHLAAGKVRDLYRIDDDHLLLVATDRISAYDHVLSTPIPDKGRVLTAMSVFFFDTLGVRDHLAGDAEDPRIPQEVLGRALVVRALRMAPVECVARGYLTGSGLLDYRETGAVCGVPLPDGLTEASTLPEPIFTPASKAAIGDHDENIDFDSVVALVGADTADKLRSATLDIYARAAEFAAGRGIILADTKFEFGVDDDGEVVLADEVLTPDSSRYWPLDGYTEGQAQPSFDKQFVRNWLTGESGWDRHGDAPPPPLPDDIADRTRSRYVEAYERLSGLSFDDWVRP; encoded by the coding sequence GTGCGCCCCTCTCTCTCGCAGTATCCCCATCTGGCGGCCGGCAAGGTCCGCGACCTGTATCGCATCGACGACGACCATCTGCTCCTGGTGGCGACCGACCGCATCTCCGCGTACGACCACGTGCTGTCGACGCCCATTCCTGACAAGGGTCGCGTGCTCACCGCGATGAGCGTGTTCTTCTTCGACACTCTCGGCGTGCGAGATCACCTCGCCGGAGACGCGGAGGATCCGCGGATCCCGCAGGAGGTGCTCGGCCGCGCGCTGGTGGTGCGCGCGCTGCGCATGGCACCGGTCGAGTGTGTCGCCCGTGGCTACCTCACCGGGTCCGGGCTGCTCGACTATCGGGAGACGGGTGCGGTGTGCGGCGTTCCGCTCCCGGACGGTCTCACCGAGGCGAGCACGCTCCCGGAGCCGATCTTCACCCCCGCCAGCAAGGCGGCGATCGGCGATCACGACGAGAACATCGACTTCGATTCCGTGGTCGCCCTAGTCGGAGCCGACACGGCGGACAAGCTGCGCTCGGCGACGCTCGACATCTACGCGCGCGCCGCGGAGTTCGCCGCCGGACGCGGAATCATCCTCGCCGACACCAAGTTCGAGTTCGGTGTCGACGACGACGGCGAGGTGGTCCTCGCCGACGAGGTGCTGACTCCCGACTCGTCCCGGTACTGGCCGCTCGACGGCTACACCGAGGGGCAGGCGCAGCCGAGTTTCGACAAGCAGTTCGTCCGGAACTGGCTGACCGGTGAGTCCGGATGGGACCGCCACGGCGATGCACCGCCCCCGCCGCTGCCCGACGACATCGCCGACCGCACCCGGTCGCGTTACGTCGAGGCGTACGAACGACTCTCGGGTCTCTCCTTCGACGATTGGGTACGACCGTGA
- a CDS encoding MDR family MFS transporter, with protein MTTTDRVQVGFRSERGPILAALMLCNSLVALDSTIIATSVLTIVDDLGGFSQFPWLFSIYLLAQAVTVPVYGKLADLFGRKRLVLFGIAVFAIGSVLCGIAWSMPALIVARAIQGIGAGAIQPMVQTIAGDIYTVRERAKAQGYLASVWAMSSIVGPSLGGIFSEFLSWRWIFFVNIPLCLVAAVMLIRKFDETARPSTRQSIDYVGAALLTVGAGALILGLLEGGQSWAWTSGASVAVFAVGVAGLAAFVLVERRVASPVLPLWVLTRRVLVATSAVGAVIGAVVLTLTTYVPTFVQGVLGLSALAGGFTLAPLLLSWPLMSSQSGRVYLRIGFRRTAVIGGSIVTAGSLLTLGWTTTSSVWEICVGCLVIGAGMGLIAGPALIAAQSSVDWSERGVVTSTNTFARNLGSAVGIAVCGAIVNATVGDDASPAELGDGLHIVFYTVIGGAVLLLIAALAMPGGRIADPEKS; from the coding sequence GTGACGACGACGGACAGGGTGCAGGTCGGATTCCGGTCCGAACGAGGCCCGATCCTGGCGGCGCTGATGCTCTGCAACTCGCTCGTCGCCCTCGACTCGACGATCATCGCCACGTCCGTCCTCACCATCGTCGACGATTTGGGCGGCTTCTCCCAGTTCCCGTGGCTCTTCTCGATCTACCTGCTCGCACAGGCCGTCACCGTGCCGGTCTACGGCAAGCTGGCGGATCTCTTCGGCCGCAAGCGTCTCGTCCTGTTCGGCATCGCCGTCTTCGCGATCGGCTCGGTGCTGTGCGGGATTGCCTGGAGCATGCCCGCCCTCATCGTCGCCCGGGCGATCCAGGGCATCGGCGCGGGCGCGATCCAACCGATGGTGCAGACGATCGCCGGCGACATCTACACCGTGCGCGAGCGCGCGAAGGCGCAGGGCTACCTGGCCAGCGTGTGGGCGATGTCGTCCATCGTGGGTCCCAGTCTCGGCGGCATCTTCTCCGAGTTCCTGTCGTGGCGCTGGATCTTCTTCGTCAACATCCCGCTGTGCCTGGTCGCGGCGGTGATGCTGATCCGCAAGTTCGACGAGACGGCGAGGCCGTCGACGCGGCAGAGCATCGACTACGTCGGCGCCGCGCTGCTCACCGTCGGCGCGGGCGCCCTCATCCTCGGGCTGCTCGAGGGTGGTCAGTCGTGGGCGTGGACGTCGGGAGCGAGCGTCGCGGTCTTCGCCGTCGGAGTGGCCGGGCTCGCCGCCTTCGTGCTCGTCGAGAGACGCGTCGCGTCCCCCGTGCTGCCACTGTGGGTGCTGACGCGTCGCGTCCTGGTCGCCACGAGCGCCGTGGGCGCCGTCATCGGCGCCGTCGTGCTCACGCTCACCACGTACGTCCCGACGTTCGTCCAGGGCGTACTGGGGCTGAGCGCACTGGCGGGCGGCTTCACCCTCGCACCGCTCCTGCTGTCGTGGCCGCTGATGTCGTCACAGTCGGGTCGGGTGTATCTGCGCATCGGGTTCCGGCGCACCGCGGTCATCGGTGGGTCGATCGTCACGGCCGGTTCGCTGCTCACACTGGGATGGACCACGACGTCGTCGGTGTGGGAGATCTGCGTCGGGTGCCTCGTGATCGGAGCCGGGATGGGGCTGATCGCGGGCCCTGCGCTCATCGCCGCGCAGTCGAGTGTCGACTGGTCCGAGCGCGGAGTGGTCACCTCCACCAACACGTTCGCCCGCAACCTCGGCAGCGCCGTCGGCATCGCGGTGTGCGGGGCCATCGTCAATGCCACTGTCGGGGACGACGCATCGCCGGCCGAACTCGGCGACGGTCTGCACATCGTGTTCTACACGGTGATCGGCGGAGCGGTCCTGCTGCTGATCGCCGCGCTCGCGATGCCCGGTGGCCGTATCGCCGATCCCGAGAAGAGCTAG
- a CDS encoding siderophore-interacting protein, which produces MSTAFELDAATLDAEPGFYPASVLSTTAISPSMVRIVLGGPWVERYVGVEAPDECVTVYFPSAVDDVLPPMTCCKGVWGYHDAATRPECRNYTVRMRDDDTLTIDFVLHESGVASNWARLARPGHSVVLSRPRSWYRCPEDAAWQLLVADQTGLPAIARALEQAPAGLRTHVVLEVLDPADIQSFDTAADVTVDWRVGTGNGVMPSVLPDAVASYERPAGSGYVWFAGEAGASRAVRSHVRKQWGMSTRECSVIGYWRERAEEWLASYKRYEAMALAGYKRALREGKSEAQAQDEFEALLERVGL; this is translated from the coding sequence ATGTCGACAGCGTTCGAACTCGACGCCGCGACGCTCGATGCGGAACCCGGCTTCTATCCGGCGTCGGTGCTGTCCACGACGGCGATCTCACCCAGCATGGTGCGCATCGTTCTCGGCGGCCCGTGGGTGGAACGGTACGTCGGCGTCGAGGCACCGGACGAGTGCGTCACCGTGTACTTCCCGTCCGCCGTCGACGACGTCCTGCCGCCGATGACCTGCTGTAAGGGCGTGTGGGGCTACCACGACGCGGCGACGCGGCCGGAGTGCCGCAACTACACCGTCCGCATGCGCGACGACGACACGCTGACCATCGACTTCGTCCTGCACGAGAGCGGCGTCGCGTCGAACTGGGCGCGGCTGGCGCGCCCGGGCCACAGCGTCGTCCTCTCGCGCCCCCGCTCCTGGTACCGGTGTCCCGAGGACGCCGCGTGGCAACTGCTCGTGGCGGACCAGACGGGTCTGCCGGCCATCGCCCGAGCACTCGAACAGGCACCGGCCGGGCTGCGGACCCACGTCGTGCTCGAGGTCCTCGACCCCGCCGACATCCAGTCGTTCGACACGGCGGCGGACGTCACCGTCGACTGGCGCGTGGGTACCGGCAACGGTGTGATGCCGAGTGTTCTCCCCGATGCGGTCGCGTCGTACGAGCGTCCCGCGGGCTCCGGATACGTGTGGTTCGCCGGTGAGGCGGGCGCGTCCCGCGCGGTGCGCTCCCACGTGCGCAAGCAGTGGGGCATGAGCACCCGTGAGTGCTCGGTCATCGGATACTGGCGCGAGCGCGCCGAGGAGTGGCTGGCCTCCTACAAGCGGTACGAGGCGATGGCACTCGCGGGCTACAAGCGCGCTCTGCGCGAGGGCAAGTCGGAAGCGCAGGCGCAGGACGAGTTCGAGGCACTCCTCGAGCGCGTCGGCCTCTAG